Below is a genomic region from Drosophila kikkawai strain 14028-0561.14 chromosome X, DkikHiC1v2, whole genome shotgun sequence.
GTCCAGATCTTGACCAGCGTTGGCAGAACAATGTACACGGCCTGGGCAAAGACATACCAACTGGCGGAAATTACCTCAATATATTCCACCATAAAGTAAACGTTGCAAGCTATGAGGCAGTCGCCCAGACACAGGACATTCAGCAGGAGGAGCGAGAGGCCATAGAGCTGGGACAGCGATCGCGTCACCTTGGCCCAATGAGCATAGTCGCATCTCAGCGATTGATAGTCCAGGGGTCGTCCTCTGCCGGCCATTTTTTTAAGCAACTGCTCCAGCTGAAAGTCCAGGCGATCCACCAGGAGTAGCATTTGCAGATAACGAGCACGTACCGCCTGGTTGCTGTACACCACCCGCAGGCACTCGAGTAGCAGTTCCAGGCGGTTCCAGCACAAACAGATATTTACACCCACAATGTAGCCATTCAGCAGTAGTTCCACGGCCAGTTGCCTGTATATGAACGGTGTGATCCTAACCGGAGGCAGTTGCTCCAACAGGCGGCGATTACGCTGACACTCGACCAGGGCCATGCCAGCGATCAGTGCATGAACCAGTTTGTAGCCCACACTGACGCCCTGGACCGTATTGGCGAACAGGAACGAAGTGCCTGGTGTGACATGCTCGTCCCCAAATTCTCCCTTGAAGTAACTCCGAATTTGTCCCGCCAGCTCGATCATTATGAGGAGCAGCCAACTGCTGCCCAGCAGTCGACCCAGGCGGGAGCCGCTCCAGCCGCAGGTCAGGCCCATGAGCTGGAAGTAGCCCGTCAGGCAGCGTTCCAACCACAGAGACATTGGGCCACAAACTGTGAGCTAACCCTGTTACCTAGTTCTAAAAAAGTTCACATGAGGGATTTATCTATCAATTAATCCAAGTGCCCAAGGGGGTAGAGCTTATCAGGGGCATCTTCGGGCAAGGAGCAGGGGAAATAGGGTATATCTTATGGAAGAAGTGTTTATTGTATAACACTTGTATCGGAAATTTGTTAGATAAAGCATTGCCATTTTACatgatataattatataattgtaTCATGATATTTatgccacttttttttttagtaattgTAAGTTTAAATTTTGGGTTTTGCGTTGTTTTAATCAAAACTGTTATACGTGGTATAATAAAGTTCTAAGTCAGTTGATTTATAACTTGTTATGCcacttttaatatattttctaactGTTATACACatcgaaattatttattattttttaattttattgtataaCCTGTTCTACAAACTGTTGCAAACTTTTTTATAGAGTTTgttatacaatttatatatacaatctatactttactttactttctGCTCTTCTTTACAGTGCTCACTGTACTCAGTTCGACGATCAAGTACAACGAATACGCCACGGACAAGGGCAACAATGTGAGCATACCTTGCATAGCCCAGGGCAACATCATGTGGGTGAAAGAGCACGGCAACAACAGCACAATAGTTCAGGTGAGTGTCAGAGTCTCTTTCCGCTTTCTCTAGTCACTCGTTATTCTTACACGCTACTCGTTACTTACATAACTTGCAATTAATTCCCGATTATGCCACAAAGACTGGTCGTGTCTTGGTTCTGCGCAATGTAAGCCCCTCGGATGGTGGCATCTACGTGTGCTTCGCCTCGCTGCCCCGGATATCGTCAACAGCAGCCGCCACACCTACAACTGCAATTGCAGCTGCGAGCAATCCAGCGACATCAGCAACTACCTCACCACAGCAAGCCCAGGATCGGCCCGCGGAGGATGAGGGGACAGGGGAATCCCCCAAGGACTCGGAGCAGGCCGAACAGGAGGAAGTGGAATATCTGGCTTATCAGCGGACTAAGCTCACCGTTCGCACGGTGCCTGGCCCGGTGACACAACTGTACTTCAAGGCCTCCACCATTTTGGGCTTTCTCATCTGGCGCTTCAACAAGACACAATCCGGTGGCTATCCCGTGCGCAGCTTCACGGCCGAGTTTCGGAATGTTTCGTACAGCACGCCGCCGGCGAATGCAAGCTTCGAGCACGCTTGGAGCCGGATGGATCCCATCAACATAGCCCCCAATGTGGTGAgtgttttataaaatattaaagaaataaaataaaaaatataaaattatatttattttccagcgCCAAATGGAGGTCTATCGCCTGGCACCAAACACCACCTATGAGTTTCGGATATGGGCCAACAACGAGCTGGGCAGCGGCGAGGTGGTCACCACCAATGTATTCCCGCTCTGCCGGAACTAAGGAAGGACCTGGTTGTTAAGCTCTTGCTCTGTTTGACTACTGGGCTTGCACCAGGCCAGTCTATTCCCAACCTGGGCCTGGAGTAGCTATCAATCTGTATGTGTGTTCATCTTTTTAGATAACAGTTGTTTCTCAAATATGCTCATTTTACTACCACCATTCCAGGGCGGCGTGAAGGTTGTCAGTGTGCAGGGGCGATTATTATTAACCTCACAGAGGGTGAAAATGTTAGATTCTCATGTATTTTATTACAGGTTAAGCATTCTATGTGTATTATCCTTTGACTTGCATTTGGTAATATatgtctatatctttttttatgAGGAGTTGAAGTTTAGTTAGATGTGTTGAACTCTTGGTTATTCCCATTGTGCCTTCTGTTACATATCTAGCTTATTTAACGTCAGTTCGACATGGTTTTATTCAGTGCCAGACCCTTCCCTCTACCATAACTCTCACCCTCTCTCTCCACTCTCCTTTGCTTCCTCTAGATGTATGCCGCGCCTCCCTACCAGATCCTAACACATGCCTACCAGCCAGCGCGACCATTTGATCCACTTTTTGTTGGATAGTGATGGCCGTCAACTTACATGATGTGAACCTCTGGGATGGCGCTGATGAGCGGGGTGAAAGATGGCAAACAAGGGTTGGTTGCGGGCTCAAATATCCAGATTTGTAAGTTCAGAGGTCAGTGATGACCTCCAGAGAGAAATAGAAACGCTTAACTTGGGGAAGCAGAAATTAGCATCTCAAACCCAAACCATATGTTATATGAAAGCTGAACCACCCTCTATGCGCTTATTAGTTTTACCATAGACAGGCTTAAGCACATATTATGACATTTGGTTATTGGTTTctacaaaaaattcaaatatttgtgtCATATCTGTCTTAGAtgttaaaacattttcttacGTGAAATATCAGAAGTATATATATCATGAAGACAGCAGAAGTGTTTCTTTTTCATAAGGAAGAGAGTTGCGGCAATGAGATGTTTGCTTTGTCGTTGGAtgttgtttatatttaagccataaactatatatactaAATACTATATACAGATGTATGTGTGTACATAGCCCTATGAACTGTAAATACAAtcacaaaaaaggaaaaaaaagcgAATGCATACAACAAAGTATGCTCTTTGATATGAAAAAGCTTTTAGAGCGGTCAAATATTGATTCAATAAATGGCCTTAGACaaattgtttccattttttgaATCCAGCTTACCTACCAGTTTATATAACGCTGTATTTTGAACAATATTTTCAAGTGAAATCATAGAGAGTTCTTAGTTTTTATAGGTAGAAAATCGCTCACTAAACTGCCCTAGGcagtattaaattttatataaaaaaaagcagcataaactaaatatttagatTTGCTTGATTACATTTATTGTGAAATTTCAGCTGAACAAAAATCACTGCAAGCCTCAGGACATTTTCTGgtgatttattcatttaaattcaatCAAATTAAAGCTCTCTAAAAAACTCGTAGACTccaaaaagtaattaaaaaaaacccaatttaGACCAAAAGGAGAAAAGCTCTAAGCACTTTAACTGTGATAGCCAGCACTATGTAGTAGCCAAGATCAATCAatgaaatcg
It encodes:
- the Gr9a gene encoding putative gustatory receptor 9a; this encodes MSLWLERCLTGYFQLMGLTCGWSGSRLGRLLGSSWLLLIMIELAGQIRSYFKGEFGDEHVTPGTSFLFANTVQGVSVGYKLVHALIAGMALVECQRNRRLLEQLPPVRITPFIYRQLAVELLLNGYIVGVNICLCWNRLELLLECLRVVYSNQAVRARYLQMLLLVDRLDFQLEQLLKKMAGRGRPLDYQSLRCDYAHWAKVTRSLSQLYGLSLLLLNVLCLGDCLIACNVYFMVEYIEVISASWYVFAQAVYIVLPTLVKIWTLCAACQRCVEKAKYLQAQLKDRPGQSPAERSQIEEFVLQIMQDPIYFDVCGIYQLNLQSLAGMFFFILEALVIFLQFVSLVGPSQSMD
- the LOC108080103 gene encoding LOW QUALITY PROTEIN: uncharacterized protein (The sequence of the model RefSeq protein was modified relative to this genomic sequence to represent the inferred CDS: substituted 1 base at 1 genomic stop codon) codes for the protein MSSTSSSVLTLSSFNLLFFTQVLTVLSSTIKYNEYATDKGNNVSIPCIAQGNIMWVKEHGNNSTIVQTGRVLVLRNVSPSDGGIYVCFASLPRISSTAAATPTTAIAAASNPATSATTSPQQAQDRPAEDEGTGESPKDSEQAEQEEVEYLAYQRTKLTVRTVPGPVTQLYFKASTILGFLIWRFNKTQSGGYPVRSFTAEFRNVSYSTPPANASFEHAWSRMDPINIAPNVRQMEVYRLAPNTTYEFRIWANNELGSGEVVTTNVTTIPGRREEVKYRTIIKNISNACIFILSLSSSFSLYLSNFSILSFSLYFLXFPTNSKTPYLWPEELQDGWDSIELIPNIILNPGFSESDGGAGGDEAGEDADDEELDDGEGEDNVPLSFPRTIIFGTQHHRQPRSHLHPQQQQQQQQPRQQQQQQQPRQQHLHHHLQPFHLQVQSHHHHHHRRHDDDDDEDYEEEHEPTMERFKRKVSVFFTGPTIKRI